A portion of the Pedobacter cryoconitis genome contains these proteins:
- a CDS encoding MutS-related protein has product MLILAYIILALVALYLLVYLYKKNFAVQTQREELKRDWGSAKNSRYIDIDLIENYFLNTITESSEKLQLISDKIADDLYINDVFKLIDRTISRVGQQFLYARLRTIDKEQTDLIFLDKFADVITADEKLRLDTQATLQILEKNDSYYFQDLIYAKKIEAPSFMPIVYTLSVLNVLSLVAAIFHPGFLLVFFGIFIINSGIHYWNKNKVSVHTSSLGEFLKAFDTAKKLDADAKINIQFPEISTLIKELTPLKRKMLGVKLDNMAEADTVMIGYMLFELLKIAFNVEIILFYSIIDSLRSQKDLLKRLFKFIGTVDTAISIASLRHSWDGEYCKPVFNEENCIHISGVKHPLVVNCVPNELDLQHKNLLLTGSNMSGKTTFIRSVGVNLILGQTLFTCMAKEFSMPYSKIFSSITISDSLLEEKSYYFEEMRIIKNFIEESVSKEPCFFILDEIFKGTNTIERVSAGKAILSYLAKGNNQVFVSTHDTELNELLKTQYEHYHFSETIAEEELIFDHTIKKGPLKTRNAIRILEINNYPAAVIADANATVDLLMKD; this is encoded by the coding sequence ATGCTGATTTTAGCTTACATTATTCTTGCCCTGGTAGCACTTTACCTCCTAGTTTATCTTTATAAAAAGAACTTTGCTGTTCAAACACAACGGGAGGAACTTAAGCGGGATTGGGGAAGTGCTAAAAACAGCAGATATATAGACATCGATTTAATAGAAAACTACTTTTTAAATACAATTACTGAATCATCAGAAAAACTACAGCTGATTTCTGATAAAATAGCAGATGATTTATATATCAATGACGTTTTTAAACTTATTGACAGAACCATATCCAGAGTAGGCCAGCAATTTCTATATGCAAGGCTCAGAACAATTGATAAAGAGCAAACAGACCTGATCTTTCTGGATAAGTTTGCGGATGTCATTACCGCAGATGAAAAACTAAGACTTGACACCCAAGCCACTTTACAAATACTGGAGAAAAATGATTCCTACTATTTCCAGGATCTGATTTATGCAAAGAAAATAGAGGCACCTTCATTTATGCCCATCGTTTATACCCTTTCTGTCCTGAATGTACTTTCCCTTGTTGCTGCGATCTTTCATCCAGGTTTTCTGCTTGTCTTTTTTGGAATATTCATTATCAATTCCGGAATTCATTACTGGAACAAAAACAAGGTCAGTGTACATACTTCTTCTCTCGGCGAGTTCCTAAAAGCGTTTGATACCGCTAAAAAATTAGATGCCGACGCAAAGATCAATATCCAATTTCCAGAAATCAGCACCCTCATTAAAGAGCTGACCCCACTGAAAAGAAAAATGCTTGGCGTAAAGCTGGACAACATGGCTGAGGCAGATACAGTAATGATAGGTTACATGCTGTTCGAACTGTTAAAGATTGCCTTCAATGTGGAAATCATCCTTTTCTACTCTATTATTGATTCCCTGAGATCACAAAAAGACCTGTTAAAAAGACTTTTCAAATTCATCGGAACGGTAGATACCGCTATCTCAATTGCTTCGCTAAGACATTCGTGGGATGGAGAATATTGTAAACCAGTATTTAACGAGGAAAATTGTATCCATATCTCAGGTGTCAAACATCCACTGGTTGTAAATTGTGTTCCGAATGAACTTGATTTACAACATAAAAACTTATTGCTAACAGGCTCTAATATGTCTGGTAAAACAACTTTTATCAGATCCGTTGGCGTCAACCTGATTCTTGGTCAAACTTTATTTACCTGTATGGCTAAAGAATTCAGTATGCCTTACTCAAAAATATTCTCTTCTATTACCATTTCGGATAGCTTACTGGAAGAAAAGAGTTATTATTTTGAGGAAATGAGGATCATCAAAAACTTCATTGAAGAATCTGTAAGCAAAGAACCGTGCTTCTTCATCCTGGATGAAATTTTTAAAGGAACCAATACGATTGAGCGGGTTTCGGCCGGAAAAGCGATCCTCTCCTATCTGGCCAAGGGCAATAACCAGGTTTTCGTTTCTACCCATGATACGGAGCTTAATGAGTTGCTGAAAACACAATATGAACATTATCACTTCTCTGAAACTATTGCAGAAGAAGAACTGATCTTTGACCATACCATTAAAAAAGGCCCGTTAAAAACAAGGAATGCAATCAGAATACTGGAAATTAATAATTATCCGGCAGCGGTGATTGCTGATGCCAATGCTACGGTTGATTTATTAATGAAGGATTAG
- a CDS encoding carboxymuconolactone decarboxylase family protein, with amino-acid sequence MKTFTVPTREEVTPANQAIFDNLNKMVGFVPNLYAAFAHSENALGNYLTLQNAKTSLRAKEREVINLVVSQVNDCLYCLSAHTAFAKMNGFTDNQILEIRKAEITFDPKLSALANVVKSITENKGHADAHFLSEFYAAGYTEGNLVDIVMVIGDKVITNYLHALTDIPVDWPLAPAL; translated from the coding sequence ATGAAAACATTCACAGTTCCAACCAGAGAAGAAGTAACTCCAGCTAACCAGGCTATTTTTGATAATTTAAATAAAATGGTAGGTTTTGTTCCAAATCTATATGCTGCATTTGCACATTCTGAAAATGCATTGGGGAATTACCTGACGCTTCAAAATGCAAAAACCTCCCTCAGAGCTAAAGAGCGTGAGGTGATAAATTTAGTAGTTAGCCAGGTCAATGATTGTTTGTATTGTTTAAGCGCACATACTGCTTTCGCAAAAATGAATGGCTTTACTGACAATCAGATTTTAGAAATCCGTAAAGCAGAAATTACGTTCGACCCAAAACTTTCAGCTTTAGCAAATGTCGTTAAAAGTATTACAGAGAATAAAGGTCATGCAGATGCGCACTTTTTATCAGAATTCTATGCAGCAGGTTATACTGAAGGAAACCTGGTTGATATTGTGATGGTGATCGGCGATAAAGTGATTACCAATTACCTGCATGCCTTAACTGATATTCCTGTAGACTGGCCTTTAGCCCCTGCTTTGTAA
- a CDS encoding helix-turn-helix domain-containing protein, producing MKFHHLEPVTKGEFHLTINEADFDRSFFQRDRTDKFLTIAWNRGAEQVITIDGVKYDFPEQSILPLMVNQSFQFEKPGQVIAWQYNRNFYCIVDHDKEVSCVGFLFYGSTGNLFVRLNEQEQKKITLLFEIFIEEFNTIDNIQREMLQMLLKRLIIIITRLAKSQYITDKKLTDDKLDIIRRYNLLVEQHFRLQHQVQFYAELLNRSPKTLANLFAIYNHKSPLAVIQERVVLEAKRLLIYTDKSAKEIAYELGFDDAAYFSNFFKKQVSFSPSDFRAARLSS from the coding sequence ATGAAGTTCCATCACTTAGAGCCGGTTACTAAAGGCGAATTCCATTTGACTATTAATGAGGCTGATTTTGACCGTTCTTTTTTTCAGCGTGACCGGACTGATAAATTTCTGACGATTGCATGGAACAGGGGAGCGGAGCAAGTGATTACGATTGACGGTGTAAAATATGACTTCCCTGAACAGAGTATTTTGCCTTTAATGGTGAATCAGTCTTTTCAGTTTGAAAAGCCCGGACAAGTAATAGCATGGCAGTATAACAGGAATTTTTATTGTATTGTTGACCATGATAAAGAGGTAAGCTGTGTAGGATTCTTGTTCTATGGATCTACAGGCAACCTATTTGTGCGGCTGAATGAACAGGAACAGAAAAAGATTACCTTACTTTTTGAAATCTTCATTGAAGAATTTAATACTATAGATAATATTCAGCGGGAAATGTTGCAGATGCTCTTGAAAAGATTGATCATTATCATTACCAGGCTGGCCAAAAGTCAATATATAACCGATAAGAAGCTGACAGATGATAAGCTTGATATCATCAGGCGTTATAATTTATTAGTAGAGCAGCATTTTCGTTTACAGCATCAGGTTCAATTTTATGCCGAACTGTTGAATCGCTCACCAAAGACGCTGGCCAATCTGTTCGCAATTTATAATCACAAATCTCCATTAGCGGTTATTCAGGAAAGAGTGGTTTTAGAAGCTAAGCGCCTCTTGATTTATACAGATAAGTCTGCAAAAGAGATCGCTTATGAACTGGGTTTTGATGATGCGGCTTATTTCAGTAATTTCTTCAAGAAACAAGTTTCTTTTTCTCCTTCGGATTTCAGAGCAGCCAGATTGTCCTCTTAG
- a CDS encoding NAD(P)-dependent oxidoreductase → MKQAIKVALSGATGKAGQYLLQELLNNGYQVKSLIRKPKDYKISHPALEIVSGDIKDLTTANQLIEGCNAVISTIGQNKDEVLISSLATENIIKAMEKFKLSRYILLTGSNLEVPGDQKSAKNLEGTAWMKATFPAIVADKQKAYELLTRSSIDWTIVRLPWIEKTMERRGLAINLKDCLEELISTTDLADFLISQLTDTAYIKKAPFVASKLKL, encoded by the coding sequence ATGAAACAAGCTATAAAAGTTGCGTTATCAGGCGCTACAGGAAAAGCAGGTCAATACCTGCTTCAGGAATTACTAAATAATGGATATCAGGTAAAATCTCTGATCAGAAAACCAAAGGATTACAAAATATCACATCCAGCATTAGAAATAGTTTCAGGCGATATTAAAGACCTTACAACCGCAAATCAATTAATTGAAGGCTGCAACGCAGTGATCAGTACAATAGGTCAAAATAAAGATGAGGTGCTGATTTCAAGTCTGGCTACTGAAAACATCATCAAGGCTATGGAAAAGTTTAAACTCAGCAGGTATATCTTATTGACAGGTTCGAACCTTGAAGTTCCAGGAGATCAGAAAAGCGCTAAAAACCTCGAAGGAACAGCTTGGATGAAGGCGACTTTTCCCGCGATTGTGGCAGATAAACAAAAAGCTTATGAACTCCTGACCAGGAGCTCAATAGACTGGACAATTGTCAGGTTACCCTGGATTGAAAAAACAATGGAAAGACGAGGCCTGGCCATTAATTTGAAAGATTGTCTGGAAGAGCTGATCAGCACAACAGATCTTGCAGATTTTCTTATCTCTCAGCTTACAGATACAGCTTATATTAAAAAAGCCCCCTTTGTGGCTAGTAAACTCAAATTATAA
- a CDS encoding DUF1349 domain-containing protein, whose amino-acid sequence MKWFNQPGTWNGDAALLNFTVDPDTDYWQVTHYGFKRDNGPFYYQEIAGDFQASVKITGQYQELFHQAGLMIRIDEKNWIKTGIEYVDGVQNISAVVTREVSDWSVVPRHDSPESVWLKLLRKGDYVEIKYSFDEKRYDMLRLAYFPPGVKVQIGMVAAAPGKESFPVTFEDFKVETLK is encoded by the coding sequence ATGAAATGGTTCAATCAACCCGGCACATGGAATGGAGATGCTGCCCTTTTAAATTTCACTGTAGATCCGGATACGGATTACTGGCAAGTGACACATTACGGTTTTAAACGTGATAATGGCCCTTTTTACTATCAGGAGATTGCTGGTGATTTCCAGGCCAGTGTAAAAATTACAGGTCAGTATCAGGAACTTTTTCATCAGGCCGGATTAATGATCAGGATAGATGAAAAGAACTGGATCAAAACAGGAATAGAATACGTGGATGGCGTTCAGAATATCAGTGCAGTGGTGACCAGAGAAGTTTCAGACTGGTCTGTGGTGCCGCGTCATGATAGCCCTGAGTCTGTTTGGTTGAAATTATTGCGCAAAGGAGATTATGTGGAGATCAAATATTCCTTCGATGAAAAAAGATATGATATGCTGCGTCTGGCTTATTTTCCTCCGGGAGTAAAAGTGCAGATCGGCATGGTAGCTGCGGCTCCGGGTAAAGAGAGTTTTCCGGTTACTTTTGAAGATTTCAAGGTGGAGACTTTAAAATAA